A single genomic interval of Granulicella tundricola MP5ACTX9 harbors:
- a CDS encoding class I SAM-dependent methyltransferase → MRLLYRLLLHAIDNHGLRGTILRAIRPPRQSTAAPEPSSPEVHPFDQRHHTDTSGYVPGEALATGTPADLYNTAYYAISPSTLTQAIAALPISPTQYTFVDLGCGKGRALLIAAHQNFRHIAGIELSPTLAASARTNTTTHPNITIQTADAATVLYPPGPLVVFFYHPFLAPLLRKVLTNLTDQSNNRDIYLLSANPGYPKVFARFPMLEQQWTKDFTLSEEDASADRHGILFERYTLWHLPPTA, encoded by the coding sequence ATGCGCCTCCTCTATCGCCTCCTCCTCCACGCCATCGACAACCACGGCCTCCGCGGCACCATCCTCCGCGCCATCCGCCCCCCCAGGCAGTCCACCGCCGCCCCTGAACCCTCAAGCCCTGAAGTCCACCCCTTCGACCAACGCCACCACACCGACACCAGCGGCTACGTCCCCGGCGAAGCCCTCGCCACCGGCACACCCGCCGACCTCTACAACACTGCCTACTACGCCATCTCCCCCTCCACCCTCACCCAGGCCATAGCCGCCCTCCCCATCTCGCCCACCCAATACACCTTCGTAGACCTCGGCTGCGGCAAGGGCCGAGCCCTCCTCATAGCCGCCCATCAAAACTTCCGTCACATCGCAGGCATAGAGCTCTCCCCAACCCTGGCCGCCTCAGCCCGCACCAACACCACCACCCACCCCAACATCACCATCCAGACCGCCGATGCAGCCACCGTCCTCTACCCACCCGGCCCTCTCGTCGTCTTCTTCTATCACCCCTTCCTGGCCCCACTCCTCCGCAAGGTCCTAACCAACCTGACCGATCAGTCAAACAACCGCGACATCTATCTCCTCTCCGCCAACCCCGGCTACCCAAAGGTCTTCGCCCGCTTCCCCATGCTCGAGCAGCAATGGACTAAGGACTTCACCCTCTCAGAGGAAGACGCGTCAGCAGACCGCCACGGCATCCTCTTCGAGCGCTACACCCTCTGGCACCTCCCCCCTACTGCGTGA
- a CDS encoding TadE/TadG family type IV pilus assembly protein: MRRLLKDEVGSELIEFSVSAGVLMMIIFGIMDCSRALYAYHFVAGAARDATRYAAVRGATWSGALCLLSTSFQCAATSSDVTSYVKSITPIGLTTGSLTVLTTWPGTTATGVSCNALGIYNSPGCMVNVKVVYTFSFVLPFLPKNALTLASTSKVMITQ; this comes from the coding sequence ATGAGACGGCTGCTTAAGGATGAGGTGGGGAGTGAGCTGATCGAGTTTTCGGTGTCGGCGGGGGTATTGATGATGATCATCTTCGGGATCATGGACTGCTCGCGTGCGCTGTATGCATATCACTTTGTGGCGGGGGCGGCGCGGGATGCGACGCGGTATGCGGCGGTGCGGGGCGCTACGTGGAGCGGGGCGCTTTGCCTGTTGAGTACTTCATTTCAGTGCGCGGCTACTTCAAGCGATGTGACGAGCTATGTGAAGAGCATTACGCCGATCGGGTTGACGACTGGGAGCCTGACCGTGCTGACGACGTGGCCGGGGACGACAGCTACGGGGGTTAGCTGCAATGCGCTGGGGATCTATAACAGCCCGGGCTGCATGGTGAATGTGAAGGTGGTTTATACGTTCAGCTTCGTGCTGCCGTTTCTGCCGAAGAATGCGTTGACGCTGGCTAGTACTTCAAAGGTGATGATCACGCAGTAG
- a CDS encoding TadE/TadG family type IV pilus assembly protein — protein MVETALLMPVLLLVLVGVVDFGQAYYVEIEVGSAAQSGAAYGVLNPTDTAGMQSAALLDASDVPTMTAVATYGCECSDGTGGSVSCGVSPNCLVNMVNYIDVSTSVNFKPMMVYPLVPATMVLKGHSRMRVAP, from the coding sequence GTGGTGGAGACGGCGCTGCTGATGCCGGTGCTGCTGCTGGTGCTGGTGGGTGTGGTGGACTTTGGGCAGGCTTACTACGTGGAGATTGAGGTGGGCTCGGCGGCGCAGTCGGGGGCGGCGTATGGGGTGTTGAATCCGACGGATACGGCGGGGATGCAGAGCGCGGCGCTGCTGGATGCGAGCGATGTGCCGACGATGACGGCGGTGGCGACGTATGGGTGCGAGTGCTCGGATGGGACGGGCGGGAGTGTGAGTTGTGGGGTGTCGCCGAACTGCCTGGTGAACATGGTGAACTACATCGATGTGAGTACGTCTGTGAACTTCAAGCCGATGATGGTGTATCCGCTGGTTCCGGCGACGATGGTGCTGAAGGGGCACTCGCGGATGCGGGTGGCACCGTAA